The Fructilactobacillus myrtifloralis genome segment TTGAGGTTGTGGCGATTGTTGTAATTCTCTTGGCTTACGGATTGGTGTTGTATCACTACCACCGGGTCGACAAGCGTGCTTCCAACCAGCAAGTTGAACAGGCGGTTGATGGAATTCGTATTCTAGCCGTGAAACCCAACACCCCCGCTAGCAAAATGCACCTGCAAGCCGGGGACTTGATTTTGGAAGTGAATGGACAGCCAGTTCGCAACGAAACGCAACTGTATCAAGCCCTGCAAAGTAGTCCCACGTTTTGCCATTTGAAAGTAAAGAATCAGGCCGGGCAGTTAGAACTCAAAGATTCGGCCATCTACGCGGGCACGCCCCACGAAATTGGGATTGTAACCTTTCCCAGTTCAGAAACAGGAGGAAATTAATGAGAGTACTTAGTCGTTGGATCATCAACTTCATTTTATTAGTGGCGTTTTCAACCATTTTTTCGGCTTCGTTTTACATTAGTAGCTGGGAAGTTGCCCTCGGGGCCGCTGCGGTTTTAACGTTGTTACAGGTTTTGATTAAGCCGCTATTGTCGCTGTTATTTTTACCGATTAACATTTTGACCTTCGGGTTATTTAACCTGGTTTTAAATGCGTTAATCTTGGAATTAACCGCCTTTTTAGTCGGCCCAATGATGAGTTTTTCGTCATTTGGAATGGTATTGGTCATTTCGTTGTTAATGTCAATTTGTAACTACTTTATTACGCCAAACGTGTAGCCGAGGAGGATTTCCATGAGAAGTGTGAGTGTCAAAGAACTAGTTGATAACACGCATTTAAGTGTATTTTCGGGGGCAGATGATTTAGATCGACCGATTACCACGAGTGACATTTCACGACCGGGGTTGGAACTAACCGGGTACTTTGCGTACTATCCGTCGGAACGAATTCAGTTACTGGGAATTACGGAAACCTCCTTTGCTAAGCACCTCGAGGAGGCCGAACTACAGGAGTACATGACGAAAATGTGTCAACCAGACACGCCAGCCTTTGTGGTTTCCACTGACATTGAACCCCCAATCGAACTGGTGAAGGCAGCGAAGGCCGCCCACATTCCGATTTTGGAGTCCAAGCTGAATACCTCGCGGGTCTTAAGTAACATGACCGACTACCTCGAAGAAAAACTGGCGCCCCGGCAATCAATTCACGGGGTGTTGGTCGAGGTCTACGGGGTCGGGGTATTGATTACCGGCGACTCTGGCATCGGGAAGAGCGAAACGGCGCTCGAACTGGTCAAACGTGGGCACCGGCTGATTGCCGATGACCGAGTGGAAGTGCACCAGCAAGACGAACAGGAATTAATCGGGCAAGCGCCCCAGATTCTGAGCCATCTCCTAGAGATTCGGGGAATCGGGATCATTGACGTGATGACCCTCTTTGGAACGGGAGCGGTTCGGTCGGAAACCCGGATTGATCTCATCATTCACCTTGATGTCTGGGAAAAGGGGAAGAAGTATGATCGCTTAGGAACTGGGAATGCCCACCAACAAATTTTTGATGTGGAAGTTAAACAGTTAGACATTCCGGTTAAGCCTGGTCGGAACTTGGCGATCATCATTGAAACGGCCGCCATGAACTTCCGGGCAAACTCCATGGGATACAACGCCACCAAAATGTTTGACGACGAACTGAATGGTCTGATCAAAGATCACAGCCAGCCCCAGTCACCACAACAACACGACGAAGGCCAGTAGGGAGGACGAAGTAACATGTTTGTAATTGGTGCTTTAAATCCCATCGCCCTGCAGTTCGGACCGTTGACCGTCCGCTGGTATGGGCTCATCATCGCTAGCGCGGTGTTAATTGCAGTCGGACTAGCGATGCGGGAGGTTCGTCGCCAGGGGCTCAATGAAGACGTAGTTTATAATCTCATCTTAGGGGCCATTCCGGTGGCCATTGTGTCGGCACGGTTGTATTACGTCGTTTTCCGTTGGGATTACTACGCCAAGCATCCGGGCGAAATCATCGCAATTTGGGATGGCGGGATTGCCATCTACGGAGCCTTGTTAGGAGCAGGGCTCTTTATTTGGTGGTTCTGCCGGCGCCATGGGTTATCCCTCTGGCAGGTCTTTGATATTGCCGCCCCTACAGTAATCATGGCCCAAGGAATTGGGCGGTGGGGGAACTTTATGAATCAGGAAGCATACGGGGCAGTAACCACGCACCACTTCCTGGCGCAACTGCATCTGCCCACCTGGATGATGCAACAAATGTTGATCGGGGGCGCGTACCGGCAACCCACTTTTTTGTATGAATCCGTGTGGGATTTAGTGGGCTTTGCCTTATTAATGACCATGCGCCACGCTCCGCGTTGTTTTAAACGGGGCGAGCTTTTTCTAACTTACGTAATGTGGTATTCCTACGGCCGATTTTTCACCGAAGGGATGCGGACGGACAGCCTGATGTTAGGTCCCTGGCGGATTTCACAGGTTCTGTCAGTCCTCCTCTGCGTGGGGGCCATGCTCACGATCATTTATCGGCGGCGCCATGATGCAAACTTACCGTGGTACGACGTAGTTAACGCTAAAGGAGATAGTTAAATGACAGAAAAAATTGCCGTGTTAGGCGCCGGTTCATGGGGAAGCATGTTAGCGGCGATCTTGAATGAAAATGGACACGAAGTGCAACTATGGACGCGCAGTGCGGCCCAAGCCGATGAGTTAAATCAAAAGCACACGAATCGTGCCTACATTCAAAATTACACCTTTCCAGAAAACCTCCGCGCTTCGACTGATCTAGAGACCGTCCTAACGGGGGCCACCGAGATCCTGTTCATTGTTCCTGCCCAGGCGACGCGGGCTGTGGCCACGGAGGTTGATCGGATTTTAGCCAAGCTAGGTCAGCGACCAGCGCTGATTCACGGGAGCAAGGGGTTAGAAACTACAACGCACCTGCGGGTCTCCCAAATCTTGGCGGAGACGATTAGTCCCGAGCACCGGACTAGCATCTCTGTGATTTCGGGTCCAAGCCATGCCGAAGGGGTGGTTAAGCACGATCCGACCTTGGTTACGGTTGCTAGCGATGATTTTGATGCGGCGCAACGGTTCCAACACCTCTTTATGAATGACTACTTTCGGGTCTATACCAACGCCGATGTGATTGGGGTTGAATTTGGGGGTGCTTTGAAAAACATCATTGCGCTCGCTTCTGGAGCCTTGGCTGGCCTCGGATATGGTGACAACGCCCGGGCAGCGTTAATGACCCGGGGCGTGGCTGAAATCTCCCGGTTGGGAGTTAGTTTTGGCGCCAATCCGCTGACTTTCGCGGGGTTATCCGGGATGGGGGATGTGATTGTTACGGCTACCAGTACGAATTCGCGGAACTATCGGGCCGGCTACCAACTGGGCCAAGGAGTGCCCCTAGCGGACGTGGTTGCGAACATGGGCATGGTGATTGAAGGGATTGCCACCAGTCAATCGGCCTATGAGTTAGCACAAACCACTGGGATTTCGATGCCGATTACCGAAGCAATTCATGCGGTGTTAGAACAAGAAGAAACGGTGGAAACTGCCATTCACCACCTCATGACCCGTGAAGGACAAGCCGAAAACGGTTAATTGGGTTCGTGAGCAAAATTATTACTAACTTTAAGTAAGTATGTTATGCTAAGCCTAGCAAATGATGAACCATAAACGAGGTGGAAAAAATGACCAAAAAATATGATGTAATTGTAATTGGAGCCGGTCCAGCCGGGATGACAGCGGCTCTCTACGCTTCTCGGGCGGAACTATCAGTTCTGATGCTCGATCGGGGTGTCTACGGTGGCCAGATGAATAATACGGCCGAAATCGAAAACTACCCCGGTTTTAAATCAATCTTAGGACCGGATCTATCGGAAAAAATGTACGAAAGTAGCACCCAATTTGGGGTGGAATACGCCTATGGTGAAGTTCAGGACGTACAGGTGGATGGAGACCGGAAACTGGTTAAAACCGCCGATGATGAATTTGAAGCTCCAGCAGTCATCATTGGGTCTGGTTCCGAATACCGGAAGCTAGGGGTTCCTGGTGAAGAGCAATACGGTGGCCGGGGGGTTTCTTACTGTGCCGTTTGTGACGGGGCTTTCTTTAAGAACGAAGACGTCGTCGTTGTCGGTGGTGGTGACTCTGCCATTGAAGAAGCGACCTACCTGGCTAACCTAGCCAAAAAAGTGACGGTAATTCACCGCCGGGATACACTCCGGGCCCAAAAAATCCTCCAAGAACGGGCCTTTGCGCGCGATAACATTGACTTTATTTGGAATACGAATGTGACTGAGATTCTGGGTAACGACCAAAAGGTCTCCGGCGTGGCCCTCAAGAATAACCAAACTGGGGAAACCAGTGAATTTCCAACGGCGGGGATCTTTATCTACGTCGGGATTTTACCGATTACCGGAGCCTTTAGCCACCTTGGAATTACGGACGAGCAGGGCTGGATTGTGACCAACGATCAGATGGAAACTGCCGTCCCAGGAATCTTCGCGGTCGGAGACGTTCGGAAAAAGCACCTGCGTCAAATTACCACAGCCGTTGGTGATGGAGGCGTCGCTGGACAAGCGGTCTTTGACTACGTGGAATCCGTTAAAAGTAAATAATCTAAGAAAAGAAGGACTTTGCGGTGCTTCTTTTTTTATTTGGCGAAAGTATGTTCGTGTGCTAAGATGGAACAGACTGAAGCGCGCTGTCACCGGCTATTGGAGCTCGGTGGGGACGCTTTCCATTCTGAATTAAAACCAGGTAAAAGAGGACAAACATGGTTACAAAAACACAGAAAAAATTTGACTTGGTGTCCAGCTACCAACCAACTGGAGACCAACCGACCGCCATTAAAAAAATTGATGCCGGCGTGGCGGCCGGCGATAAGGAACAAACCCTCTTAGGGGCCACGGGAACCGGGAAAACGTTCACCATGGCGAACATCATTCGGGATCAAAACAAGCCCACGCTCGTGTTGGCGCACAACAAAACGTTAGCTGGCCAGCTCTATAACGAGTTGAAAAAGTTTTTCCCGCATAACGCGGTTGAATACTTTGTTAGTTACTATGATTTTTATCAACCGGAAGCATACGTGCCGTCGAGTGATACGTACATTGAAAAGGATGCTTCCATTAACGACGAGATTGATCAGTTACGCCACGCGGCCACAAGTGCCCTGTTGTCACGAAATGACGTGATTGTGGTGGCGTCCGTTTCCTCCATTTTTGGACTAGGGAATCCAGAAGAGTACCAAAATCATACCGTTTCTTTGCGGGTCGGTGACGAAATGGAGCGCGATGTTTTGTTGCGCAAGCTCGTTAACATCCAGTTTCAGCGTAACGACATTGATTTTGACCGGGGTCGGTTTCGGGTGCACGGGGATACGGTCGAGGTGTTCCCAGCCTCTGGAACCCAGAATGCCTACCGGATTGAATTCTTTGGTGATGAAATTGACAAGATTACCGAAGTTAATACCCTTACGGGAGAAGTGATTGGGGAACCAGAAACCGTAACGCTGTTCCCGGCAACCCACTTTTTAACGAACGATGAAATTATGCAAGTGGCGCTTCCAGAGATCAAAACCGACATGGAAACCCAGGTTAAGAAACTTGAACAAGGCGGGAAGTTACTCGAAGCCCAACGCCTGAAACAACGGACCACCTATGACTTAGAAATGATGCGTGAAATGGGCTATACGTCCGGGATTGAAAATTACTCGCGTTACATGGATCGCCGGAAACCGGGAGAACCACCGTACACACTCCTGGACTTCTTTCCCAAGGACTTCTTGATGTTT includes the following:
- a CDS encoding phage holin family protein gives rise to the protein MRVLSRWIINFILLVAFSTIFSASFYISSWEVALGAAAVLTLLQVLIKPLLSLLFLPINILTFGLFNLVLNALILELTAFLVGPMMSFSSFGMVLVISLLMSICNYFITPNV
- the hprK gene encoding HPr(Ser) kinase/phosphatase gives rise to the protein MRSVSVKELVDNTHLSVFSGADDLDRPITTSDISRPGLELTGYFAYYPSERIQLLGITETSFAKHLEEAELQEYMTKMCQPDTPAFVVSTDIEPPIELVKAAKAAHIPILESKLNTSRVLSNMTDYLEEKLAPRQSIHGVLVEVYGVGVLITGDSGIGKSETALELVKRGHRLIADDRVEVHQQDEQELIGQAPQILSHLLEIRGIGIIDVMTLFGTGAVRSETRIDLIIHLDVWEKGKKYDRLGTGNAHQQIFDVEVKQLDIPVKPGRNLAIIIETAAMNFRANSMGYNATKMFDDELNGLIKDHSQPQSPQQHDEGQ
- the lgt gene encoding prolipoprotein diacylglyceryl transferase — protein: MFVIGALNPIALQFGPLTVRWYGLIIASAVLIAVGLAMREVRRQGLNEDVVYNLILGAIPVAIVSARLYYVVFRWDYYAKHPGEIIAIWDGGIAIYGALLGAGLFIWWFCRRHGLSLWQVFDIAAPTVIMAQGIGRWGNFMNQEAYGAVTTHHFLAQLHLPTWMMQQMLIGGAYRQPTFLYESVWDLVGFALLMTMRHAPRCFKRGELFLTYVMWYSYGRFFTEGMRTDSLMLGPWRISQVLSVLLCVGAMLTIIYRRRHDANLPWYDVVNAKGDS
- a CDS encoding NAD(P)H-dependent glycerol-3-phosphate dehydrogenase, which translates into the protein MTEKIAVLGAGSWGSMLAAILNENGHEVQLWTRSAAQADELNQKHTNRAYIQNYTFPENLRASTDLETVLTGATEILFIVPAQATRAVATEVDRILAKLGQRPALIHGSKGLETTTHLRVSQILAETISPEHRTSISVISGPSHAEGVVKHDPTLVTVASDDFDAAQRFQHLFMNDYFRVYTNADVIGVEFGGALKNIIALASGALAGLGYGDNARAALMTRGVAEISRLGVSFGANPLTFAGLSGMGDVIVTATSTNSRNYRAGYQLGQGVPLADVVANMGMVIEGIATSQSAYELAQTTGISMPITEAIHAVLEQEETVETAIHHLMTREGQAENG
- the trxB gene encoding thioredoxin-disulfide reductase — protein: MTKKYDVIVIGAGPAGMTAALYASRAELSVLMLDRGVYGGQMNNTAEIENYPGFKSILGPDLSEKMYESSTQFGVEYAYGEVQDVQVDGDRKLVKTADDEFEAPAVIIGSGSEYRKLGVPGEEQYGGRGVSYCAVCDGAFFKNEDVVVVGGGDSAIEEATYLANLAKKVTVIHRRDTLRAQKILQERAFARDNIDFIWNTNVTEILGNDQKVSGVALKNNQTGETSEFPTAGIFIYVGILPITGAFSHLGITDEQGWIVTNDQMETAVPGIFAVGDVRKKHLRQITTAVGDGGVAGQAVFDYVESVKSK
- the uvrB gene encoding excinuclease ABC subunit UvrB; this translates as MVTKTQKKFDLVSSYQPTGDQPTAIKKIDAGVAAGDKEQTLLGATGTGKTFTMANIIRDQNKPTLVLAHNKTLAGQLYNELKKFFPHNAVEYFVSYYDFYQPEAYVPSSDTYIEKDASINDEIDQLRHAATSALLSRNDVIVVASVSSIFGLGNPEEYQNHTVSLRVGDEMERDVLLRKLVNIQFQRNDIDFDRGRFRVHGDTVEVFPASGTQNAYRIEFFGDEIDKITEVNTLTGEVIGEPETVTLFPATHFLTNDEIMQVALPEIKTDMETQVKKLEQGGKLLEAQRLKQRTTYDLEMMREMGYTSGIENYSRYMDRRKPGEPPYTLLDFFPKDFLMFIDESHQTVPQIRGMLKGDRARKKQLIDYGFRLPSAYDNRPLNFAEFERHIHQVIYMSATPGDYELEHSTQVVEQIIRPTGLLDPTVEVRPTKDQMDDLLGEINARVKKNQRTFVTTLTKKMAEDLTDYLKDLGVKVKYLHSDIKTLERTRILRDLRLGKFDVLIGINLLREGIDVPEVSLVAILDADKEGFLRNERSLIQTIGRAARNEDGHVIMYADHITDSMQAAMDETKRRRTKQIAYNQEHHQTPHTIIKPIEKVISAYKQTEDDHYNKEKPFVESDFEQMTTKEQRAVLQNLSDEMETAARQLDFEQAANLRDTIKKLKKELD